One genomic region from Rosa rugosa chromosome 1, drRosRugo1.1, whole genome shotgun sequence encodes:
- the LOC133724553 gene encoding probable inactive DNA (cytosine-5)-methyltransferase DRM3 isoform X1 → MTTDSNRKSSSDHEYQHAIVPKEEILEFELPSPHAFPTHFGNNDASSSGSNMRANMIGMGFSPSRVDKVIEEKGEEDAELLLETLLSYQDTQKSDSGSSDSLDSLFGDKDASSAFEVSSMIQPKEEPDLSDGLDDGKKASLLMMNFSRDEVEFAMNRLGEDAPINDLVDFIIASQISVKLENDVDTTPVDEEKEDTSDEKLYGIMEKSVRLLEMGFSENQVSFAIEKFGSGAPLTDLAESIVTGQIYDNCYDKKIKVQCFASHSNHSRNVSSFFGTASYGSVKVENEEFYPDTASRSRDRDLADNYLGKRPKQEIIDDSNSVPQFRVSRPIDFGENRKGKRPKRECIVDSSSSAWMEEKVDPEICKVGNPKLQSVNQMAAKPPYFFYGNVLNLPYDSWSKVSQFLYGHQPEYVNNQFFSALNRREGYVHNLPTENRFRILEEPPMTIQDAIPYAKNLWPLWDTRKQLTCISSETSGISQLCDRLGRVVSDCRGMLSPEKQREILHHCNSLNLVWVGRNKLGPLQPEYLEQILGYPLNHTKVGESGVIERLTSLKYCFQTDTLAYHLSVLKALYPEGLTMFSIFSGIGGAEIALHKLGIPLKGVVSVETCGTKRRILRRWWETTGQIGQLEQIDDIQKLTSSKLESLMKRFGGFDFLICQNPCSSSVSKIPAQSGSDPGFDFSLFYEFVRVYQRVRNMMDRKS, encoded by the exons atgACCACTGACTCGAACAGGAAGAGTAGCTCCGATCATGAATACCAACATGCAATTGTGCCCAAAGAAGAGATCTTGGAGTTTGAGTTGCCTTCACCTCATGCATTCCCAACCCATTTCGGG AACAATGATGCAAGTTCATCAGGGAGCAATATGAGAGCAAATATGATTGGAATGGGATTTTCGCCGTCCCGCGTCGACAAAGTGATTGAAGAAAAGG GTGAAGAGGACGCCGAACTGTTGTTGGAGACACTTTTATCATATCAA GATACGCAGAAATCAGATTCTGGGTCATCAGATTCTCTGGATAGCTTATTTGGCGACAAAGATGCAAGCAGTGCTTTCGAGGTTTCTAGTATGATTCAACCAAAAGAG GAACCTGATTTATCTGATGGACTTGATGATGGAAAAAAGGCGTCCTTACTTATGATGAATTTTTCTAGAGATGAAGTTGAGTTTGCTATGAATAGGCTTG GTGAAGATGCTCCAATCAATGACTTGGTGGATTTTATCATTGCTTCTCAGATATCCGTGAAACTTGAGAATGATGTAGATACAACCCCGGTTGATGAAGAAAAAGAG GATACAAGTGATGAAAAATTATATGGAATCATGGAGAAGTCAGTTCGTTTGCTTGAAATGGGGTTCTCTGAGAACCAAGTTTCTTTTGCAATTGAAAAGTTTG GCTCTGGAGCTCCACTTACAGATCTTGCAGAATCAATCGTTACAGGTCAAATTTATGATAATTGCTATGACAAAAAAATTAAG GTGCAGTGCTTCGCATCCCATTCAAATCATTCACGCAATGTGTCCAGTTTTTTCGGAACGGCATCATATGGTTCAGTAAAAGTTGAAAATGAGGAATTTTATCCAGATACAGCTTCTCGATCAAGGGATCGTGACTTGGCAGATAATTATTTAGGGAAGCGGCCTAAGCAAGAGATCATTGATGATTCAAACTCTGTTCCTCAGTTTAGGGTGTCCAGGCCTATAGATTTCGGGGAAAATCGTAAAGGGAAAAGGCCAAAACGAGAGTGTATTGTTGATTCAAGCTCTTCTGCATGGATGGAAGAAAAAGTAGACCCTGAGATTTGCAAAGTTGGGAATCCAAAACTTCAGAGTGTGAACCAAATGGCCGCTAAACCGCCATATTTCTTCTATGGAAATGTTCTGAATCTACCATATGATTCCTGGTCCAAAGTTTCTCAATTCTTGTACGGCCATCAACCTGAATATGTCAATAATCAGTTCTTCTCAGCCTTGAATAGAAGGGAAGGGTATGTACACAATCTCCCAACTGAGAACAGGTTTCGTATCCTTGAAGAGCCACCAATGACCATTCAGGATGCAATACCATATGCAAAGAATTTGTGGCCTCTGTGGGATACAAGGAAGCAATTGACCTGCATCAGTTCTGAAACCAGTGGCATATCTCAGCTGTGTGACAGGCTTGGAAGAGTGGTTTCTGATTGTCGTGGAATGCTCTCACCTGAGAAACAGAGGGAAATCCTTCATCATTGCAACTCATTAAATCTTGTATGGGTTGGCCGAAACAAGTTGGGTCCTTTACAGCCTGAATACTTGGAACAAATCTTAGGCTATCCACTGAATCACACTaaagttggtgagagtggtgtAATTGAAAGACTTACTTCCCTCAAGTATTGCTTCCAGACAGACACATTGGCTTATCATCTCTCTGTTTTAAAGGCTTTGTACCCAGAAGGATTAACAATGTTCTCAATTTTTAGTGGAATAGGTGGAGCAGAGATAGCTTTACACAAGCTTGGCATTCCTTTGAAAGGTGTTGTATCTGTAGAGACTTGTGGAACAAAGAGAAGGATTCTTCGGAGGTGGTGGGAAACTACTGGCCAAATTGGGCAGTTGGAGCAAATTGATGACATCCAGAAACTAACAAGCAGCAAGCTTGAAAGTCTGATGAAAAGGTTTGGTGGTTTTGATTTCCTTATTTGTCAGAATCCATGTAGTTCTTCAGTTTCTAAAATTCCTGCGCAAAGTGGCAGTGATCCAGGCTTTGACTTCTCATTGTTTTATGAGTTTGTTCGTGTCTATCAACGTGTAAGAAATATGATGGATAGAAAGAGCTGA
- the LOC133724553 gene encoding probable inactive DNA (cytosine-5)-methyltransferase DRM3 isoform X2, whose protein sequence is MTTDSNRKSSSDHEYQHAIVPKEEILEFELPSPHAFPTHFGNNDASSSGSNMRANMIGMGFSPSRVDKVIEEKGEEDAELLLETLLSYQDTQKSDSGSSDSLDSLFGDKDASSAFEVSSMIQPKEEPDLSDGLDDGKKASLLMMNFSRDEVEFAMNRLGEDAPINDLVDFIIASQISVKLENDVDTTPVDEEKEDTSDEKLYGIMEKSVRLLEMGFSENQVSFAIEKFGSGAPLTDLAESIVTGQIYDNCYDKKIKCFASHSNHSRNVSSFFGTASYGSVKVENEEFYPDTASRSRDRDLADNYLGKRPKQEIIDDSNSVPQFRVSRPIDFGENRKGKRPKRECIVDSSSSAWMEEKVDPEICKVGNPKLQSVNQMAAKPPYFFYGNVLNLPYDSWSKVSQFLYGHQPEYVNNQFFSALNRREGYVHNLPTENRFRILEEPPMTIQDAIPYAKNLWPLWDTRKQLTCISSETSGISQLCDRLGRVVSDCRGMLSPEKQREILHHCNSLNLVWVGRNKLGPLQPEYLEQILGYPLNHTKVGESGVIERLTSLKYCFQTDTLAYHLSVLKALYPEGLTMFSIFSGIGGAEIALHKLGIPLKGVVSVETCGTKRRILRRWWETTGQIGQLEQIDDIQKLTSSKLESLMKRFGGFDFLICQNPCSSSVSKIPAQSGSDPGFDFSLFYEFVRVYQRVRNMMDRKS, encoded by the exons atgACCACTGACTCGAACAGGAAGAGTAGCTCCGATCATGAATACCAACATGCAATTGTGCCCAAAGAAGAGATCTTGGAGTTTGAGTTGCCTTCACCTCATGCATTCCCAACCCATTTCGGG AACAATGATGCAAGTTCATCAGGGAGCAATATGAGAGCAAATATGATTGGAATGGGATTTTCGCCGTCCCGCGTCGACAAAGTGATTGAAGAAAAGG GTGAAGAGGACGCCGAACTGTTGTTGGAGACACTTTTATCATATCAA GATACGCAGAAATCAGATTCTGGGTCATCAGATTCTCTGGATAGCTTATTTGGCGACAAAGATGCAAGCAGTGCTTTCGAGGTTTCTAGTATGATTCAACCAAAAGAG GAACCTGATTTATCTGATGGACTTGATGATGGAAAAAAGGCGTCCTTACTTATGATGAATTTTTCTAGAGATGAAGTTGAGTTTGCTATGAATAGGCTTG GTGAAGATGCTCCAATCAATGACTTGGTGGATTTTATCATTGCTTCTCAGATATCCGTGAAACTTGAGAATGATGTAGATACAACCCCGGTTGATGAAGAAAAAGAG GATACAAGTGATGAAAAATTATATGGAATCATGGAGAAGTCAGTTCGTTTGCTTGAAATGGGGTTCTCTGAGAACCAAGTTTCTTTTGCAATTGAAAAGTTTG GCTCTGGAGCTCCACTTACAGATCTTGCAGAATCAATCGTTACAGGTCAAATTTATGATAATTGCTATGACAAAAAAATTAAG TGCTTCGCATCCCATTCAAATCATTCACGCAATGTGTCCAGTTTTTTCGGAACGGCATCATATGGTTCAGTAAAAGTTGAAAATGAGGAATTTTATCCAGATACAGCTTCTCGATCAAGGGATCGTGACTTGGCAGATAATTATTTAGGGAAGCGGCCTAAGCAAGAGATCATTGATGATTCAAACTCTGTTCCTCAGTTTAGGGTGTCCAGGCCTATAGATTTCGGGGAAAATCGTAAAGGGAAAAGGCCAAAACGAGAGTGTATTGTTGATTCAAGCTCTTCTGCATGGATGGAAGAAAAAGTAGACCCTGAGATTTGCAAAGTTGGGAATCCAAAACTTCAGAGTGTGAACCAAATGGCCGCTAAACCGCCATATTTCTTCTATGGAAATGTTCTGAATCTACCATATGATTCCTGGTCCAAAGTTTCTCAATTCTTGTACGGCCATCAACCTGAATATGTCAATAATCAGTTCTTCTCAGCCTTGAATAGAAGGGAAGGGTATGTACACAATCTCCCAACTGAGAACAGGTTTCGTATCCTTGAAGAGCCACCAATGACCATTCAGGATGCAATACCATATGCAAAGAATTTGTGGCCTCTGTGGGATACAAGGAAGCAATTGACCTGCATCAGTTCTGAAACCAGTGGCATATCTCAGCTGTGTGACAGGCTTGGAAGAGTGGTTTCTGATTGTCGTGGAATGCTCTCACCTGAGAAACAGAGGGAAATCCTTCATCATTGCAACTCATTAAATCTTGTATGGGTTGGCCGAAACAAGTTGGGTCCTTTACAGCCTGAATACTTGGAACAAATCTTAGGCTATCCACTGAATCACACTaaagttggtgagagtggtgtAATTGAAAGACTTACTTCCCTCAAGTATTGCTTCCAGACAGACACATTGGCTTATCATCTCTCTGTTTTAAAGGCTTTGTACCCAGAAGGATTAACAATGTTCTCAATTTTTAGTGGAATAGGTGGAGCAGAGATAGCTTTACACAAGCTTGGCATTCCTTTGAAAGGTGTTGTATCTGTAGAGACTTGTGGAACAAAGAGAAGGATTCTTCGGAGGTGGTGGGAAACTACTGGCCAAATTGGGCAGTTGGAGCAAATTGATGACATCCAGAAACTAACAAGCAGCAAGCTTGAAAGTCTGATGAAAAGGTTTGGTGGTTTTGATTTCCTTATTTGTCAGAATCCATGTAGTTCTTCAGTTTCTAAAATTCCTGCGCAAAGTGGCAGTGATCCAGGCTTTGACTTCTCATTGTTTTATGAGTTTGTTCGTGTCTATCAACGTGTAAGAAATATGATGGATAGAAAGAGCTGA